The following proteins are co-located in the Polymorphospora rubra genome:
- a CDS encoding right-handed parallel beta-helix repeat-containing protein, protein MTGIDTTGTNARRGGATADGRRHRHRGRRTLVLAGLTAAGLLTTLLTVQPVWAATFTVTSTADAVDANIGDGVCRTAANTCTLRAAVQEANASLPGDTIQVPAGTYQLTRAPAGDNGDGTGDLDIVSPVTIVGAGPAHTIVDGGQPPAGAPPERRGLDRLLEIHDTAGNVTLSGLTLREGYDPEQGGALLSESPGLLRLQDVAVLDSYAGVTGGGIDLDGEGRVEISGAVVRGNATGGDGGGIHNQHEVELTLTDTTLADNTAGGDGGGVSSTSKTRLTVTRGTVSGNAAGGEGGGVLADSERATTVRGTVFTGNTAGDPVSGDGGGAGLYLGGSGGATVTGASFAANEAVAEGGGVAIHSGGPVTIGDSTVRDNHSDAGGGGIENSGMRVTLLRLTVTGNSAGTDGGGIESQGSGALSIVDTSVSRNTATHGGGFANVADGTLHITGSTFWDNRATEYGGGIYNASDADSLIENTTSSGNVAQVAGGGLYTDADAGLRVVNVTVNRNVAPRGSGVGDEPGGSVNFPVEPSTSVILRNTIVAGNLHSPECSFAVGSEGGNLDSADSCHLRGSRDRTNAGDPRIDAIADNGGPTMTHALQVDSFALDGGVAPCGTVDQRGITRPRNSGCDIGALEHEGPFPAADNTPPDTSVASGPLFAAERVTFRFAGTDDVTPAGELLFECRVLTNDPTDPPDPPDPTEPPDPEFVFVGCPNPYELLDVEMGQNTLEVRAIDRAGNVDPTPAVHVFTGGDDITPPETVFASTPPDPSAGRTAVFSFLGTDDLTPTNLIGYECRIDSTDEEAWLECASPWSFANLTTGSHTVQVRAVDEGDNVDPTPATYTWTVSSPVDCDASNVILGADADAYVDESVTTQNFGIAEALTVRSSAPGEDARTLVRFPLPTDVPAACELTGATLRLYGDGDGGRTLEAAAAGAPWSEMQVTWANQPLAVGPAATTTSGGGFREWNVTAQVATMLAGGANHGFVIRDAAEEGDGAESSFASRNTVAEPPRVPQLVLRFDGPGAPQPPPPPAPVPTTVTCGQVVTHSILVRNDLTDCPLDGLVIGAPNVVVDLDGHTIDGPGYFPGQPGSPVELPELGLPAGIRNVGFENVVVTGGTVRQFGYGVVLMAGTRFNRISGLTVRENAVAGVELADADDGRNANEVRDNVFDANEIGLALVAGAENSVVRDNTFTGNLGVALHLRDASGHLVEGNTVSGVTADPTIGSDGGFLLEDARDNRLLDNTLADTGDGGIIVSDGSHRNRVEGNTMTRTGDAGVSVEDSDGNQVTGNVAHLASDVGVGLSGATGTVVRGNDVRFNPGGVALEESSDNLVESNDASRSGGAGISVGAGSLRNRILDNTVHGSAGGGSRSTAPRSTRRATRWTATPSNATVSSATRATASRSPRPGTGWPATPHTTTPPSASTPPRTPSTAAGTPPAATARPSSARGSSVVRVRRARRRPRTRPHRTPCSPPPRRTRAAAWPASTSDSPAPTTPARRRPCASSAGSTRRRTRRHPSRSRASRRSRRTSTTGSSASASPPTTSCSPVCTGSRYAPSTRPTTST, encoded by the coding sequence ATGACTGGCATCGATACCACGGGTACGAACGCACGGCGCGGTGGTGCGACAGCGGACGGCCGGCGGCACCGCCACCGCGGGCGGCGGACCCTCGTCCTGGCCGGGCTCACCGCCGCGGGCCTGCTGACCACCCTGCTGACCGTCCAGCCGGTCTGGGCGGCGACGTTCACGGTCACCAGCACCGCCGATGCGGTCGACGCGAACATCGGTGACGGCGTCTGCCGTACCGCGGCCAACACCTGCACCCTGCGGGCCGCGGTCCAGGAGGCGAACGCCAGCCTGCCCGGCGACACCATCCAGGTCCCGGCCGGCACCTACCAGCTCACCCGTGCGCCGGCCGGCGACAACGGCGACGGCACCGGCGACCTCGACATCGTCAGCCCGGTCACGATCGTCGGGGCCGGCCCCGCCCACACGATCGTCGACGGCGGCCAGCCGCCGGCCGGCGCGCCGCCGGAGCGGCGTGGCCTGGACCGCCTGCTGGAGATCCACGACACCGCCGGCAATGTCACCCTCTCCGGCCTCACCCTGCGCGAGGGGTACGACCCGGAGCAGGGCGGGGCACTGCTCAGCGAGTCGCCCGGCCTGCTGCGCCTGCAGGACGTCGCCGTCCTCGACTCGTACGCCGGGGTGACCGGTGGCGGCATCGACCTCGACGGCGAGGGACGGGTCGAGATCAGCGGCGCGGTCGTCCGGGGCAACGCCACCGGCGGCGACGGCGGTGGCATCCACAACCAGCACGAGGTCGAGCTGACCCTCACCGACACCACCCTCGCCGACAACACCGCCGGCGGCGACGGCGGCGGGGTGAGCAGCACCTCGAAGACCCGGCTGACCGTCACCCGCGGCACCGTCTCCGGCAACGCCGCCGGCGGCGAGGGCGGCGGCGTGCTCGCCGACTCCGAGCGGGCCACGACCGTACGCGGCACCGTCTTCACCGGCAACACGGCCGGCGACCCGGTCTCCGGCGACGGCGGCGGGGCCGGCCTCTACCTCGGTGGCAGCGGCGGGGCGACGGTGACCGGCGCGTCGTTCGCGGCGAACGAGGCGGTCGCCGAGGGCGGCGGTGTCGCGATCCACTCCGGCGGCCCGGTCACGATCGGCGACAGCACCGTACGCGACAACCACTCCGACGCCGGTGGCGGCGGGATCGAGAACAGTGGCATGCGGGTGACCCTGCTGCGGCTGACCGTCACCGGCAACAGCGCCGGCACCGACGGCGGCGGCATCGAGAGCCAGGGCAGCGGCGCCCTCTCGATCGTCGACACCTCGGTCAGCCGGAACACCGCGACCCACGGCGGCGGGTTCGCCAACGTCGCCGACGGCACCCTGCACATCACCGGCTCGACGTTCTGGGACAACCGGGCCACCGAGTACGGCGGCGGCATCTACAACGCCAGCGACGCCGATTCCCTGATCGAGAACACCACCTCGTCGGGGAACGTGGCCCAGGTCGCCGGCGGCGGCCTCTACACCGACGCCGACGCCGGCCTGCGGGTGGTCAACGTGACCGTCAACCGCAACGTCGCCCCGCGTGGCAGCGGCGTCGGGGACGAGCCGGGCGGTTCGGTCAACTTCCCGGTCGAGCCGAGCACCTCGGTCATCCTGCGCAACACCATCGTCGCCGGCAACCTGCACAGCCCGGAGTGCAGCTTCGCGGTCGGCTCCGAGGGCGGCAACCTGGACAGCGCCGACTCCTGCCACCTGCGCGGCAGCCGGGACCGGACCAACGCCGGCGACCCGCGCATCGACGCCATCGCCGACAACGGCGGCCCGACGATGACGCACGCGCTCCAGGTCGACAGCTTCGCCCTCGACGGCGGCGTCGCCCCGTGCGGCACCGTCGACCAGCGCGGGATCACCCGGCCGAGGAACTCCGGCTGCGACATCGGCGCGCTGGAGCACGAGGGACCGTTCCCGGCCGCCGACAACACCCCGCCGGACACCTCGGTGGCCTCCGGGCCGCTGTTCGCCGCCGAACGGGTCACCTTCCGGTTCGCCGGCACCGACGACGTCACCCCCGCCGGGGAACTGCTCTTCGAGTGCCGGGTGCTCACCAACGACCCGACCGACCCACCGGACCCGCCGGACCCGACCGAGCCGCCGGACCCCGAGTTCGTTTTCGTCGGCTGCCCGAACCCGTACGAACTGCTCGATGTCGAGATGGGGCAGAACACCCTGGAGGTACGCGCCATCGACCGGGCCGGCAACGTTGACCCGACCCCGGCGGTGCACGTCTTCACCGGCGGCGACGACATCACTCCGCCGGAGACGGTCTTCGCCAGCACCCCGCCGGACCCGAGCGCCGGCCGGACCGCGGTGTTCAGCTTCCTCGGCACCGACGACCTCACCCCGACGAACCTGATCGGGTACGAGTGCCGGATCGACAGCACCGACGAGGAGGCGTGGCTGGAGTGCGCCAGCCCGTGGAGCTTCGCCAACCTGACCACCGGCAGCCACACCGTGCAGGTACGCGCCGTCGACGAGGGTGACAACGTCGACCCGACGCCGGCCACGTACACCTGGACGGTGTCGTCGCCGGTCGACTGCGACGCCTCGAACGTGATCCTCGGTGCCGACGCGGACGCCTACGTCGACGAGTCGGTCACCACCCAGAACTTCGGCATCGCCGAGGCGCTCACGGTCCGCTCGTCGGCACCCGGCGAGGACGCCCGGACCCTGGTCCGGTTCCCGCTGCCGACCGACGTCCCGGCCGCCTGCGAACTGACCGGGGCGACCCTGCGGCTCTACGGCGACGGCGACGGCGGCCGGACGCTGGAGGCGGCCGCGGCCGGTGCGCCATGGTCGGAGATGCAGGTGACCTGGGCCAACCAGCCGCTGGCGGTCGGTCCCGCCGCGACCACCACGTCCGGCGGCGGGTTCCGTGAGTGGAACGTGACCGCGCAGGTCGCCACGATGCTGGCCGGCGGCGCCAACCACGGCTTCGTGATCCGCGACGCGGCCGAGGAGGGCGACGGCGCCGAATCGTCGTTCGCCTCCCGCAACACCGTCGCCGAACCGCCGCGGGTGCCGCAGCTCGTGCTCCGGTTCGACGGGCCGGGTGCGCCGCAGCCACCACCACCGCCGGCCCCGGTGCCGACCACCGTCACCTGCGGCCAGGTCGTCACGCACAGCATCCTGGTCCGCAACGACCTGACCGACTGCCCGCTGGACGGGCTGGTGATCGGCGCCCCGAACGTCGTCGTCGACCTCGACGGGCACACCATCGACGGGCCGGGGTACTTCCCCGGCCAGCCGGGCTCGCCGGTCGAACTCCCCGAGCTGGGGCTGCCGGCCGGGATCCGCAACGTCGGCTTCGAGAACGTCGTCGTCACCGGCGGCACCGTGCGGCAGTTCGGGTACGGCGTCGTGCTGATGGCCGGCACCCGCTTCAACCGGATCAGCGGGCTCACCGTACGGGAGAACGCGGTGGCCGGCGTCGAACTGGCCGACGCCGACGACGGCCGCAACGCCAACGAGGTACGCGACAACGTCTTCGACGCCAACGAGATCGGCCTGGCGCTGGTCGCCGGCGCCGAGAACAGCGTGGTCCGGGACAACACGTTCACCGGCAACCTCGGCGTCGCCCTGCACCTGCGCGACGCCAGTGGCCACCTGGTCGAGGGCAACACGGTCAGCGGGGTGACCGCCGATCCGACGATCGGCAGCGACGGCGGCTTCCTGCTCGAGGACGCCCGCGACAACCGGCTGCTGGACAACACGCTGGCCGACACCGGCGACGGCGGGATCATCGTGTCCGACGGCTCGCACCGCAACCGGGTCGAGGGCAACACGATGACCCGTACCGGCGACGCCGGCGTCTCGGTCGAGGACTCCGACGGCAACCAGGTGACCGGCAACGTCGCCCACCTGGCGTCGGATGTCGGGGTCGGGCTCAGCGGGGCGACCGGCACCGTCGTGCGCGGCAACGACGTACGGTTCAACCCCGGCGGCGTGGCCCTGGAGGAATCCAGCGACAACCTCGTGGAGTCCAACGACGCCAGCCGGTCCGGCGGCGCCGGCATCTCGGTCGGGGCCGGGTCGCTGCGCAACCGGATCCTGGACAACACCGTGCACGGCTCGGCCGGCGGGGGATCTCGGTCGACGGCGCCGCGGTCGACCCGGAGGGCAACCCGCTGGACGGCAACACCGTCGAACGCAACAGTGTCGTCGGCAACCAGGGCGACGGCATCTCGGTCGCCGAGGCCGGGCACCGGCTGGCCGGCAACACCGCACACCACAACGCCGCCTTCGGCATCGACGCCGCCGAGGACACCGTCGACGGCGGCGGGAACACCGCCGGCGGCAACGGCGAGGCCGAGCAGTGCCAGGGGGTCGTCTGTGGTCCGGGTACGCCGGGCGCGCCGCCGGCCCCGGACCAGACCGCACCGGACACCGTGCTCACCACCACCCCGCCGAACCCGAGCAGCAGCCTGGCCAGCGTCCACTTCGGATTCACCGGCACCGACGACACCGGCCCGCCGACGGCCCTGCGCTTCCAGTGCCGGCTCGACCCGCCGCCGGACCCGCCGGCACCCGAGCCGGAGCCGGGCGAGCCGCCGCAGCCGCCGGACGTCGACAACTGGGTCGAGTGCGTCAGCCTCACCACCTACCACTTCCTGTTCGCCGGTGTGCACCGGTTCGAGGTACGCGCCGTCGACCCGGCCGACAACGTCGACCTGA
- a CDS encoding response regulator transcription factor, translated as MHRILIAEDEPRIAALLTRGLRAAGYVPTVVTTGTDVADLCPGHDLLVLDLGLPGQDGLTALSQIRTRGERLPVIVLTGRNAVSDRVSGLDLGADDYMTKPFEFDELLARIRARLRGPGRPTATALRAGPLHLDLVRRSVTVHGRPVELTGREFLLAETLLRRPGEVLSRERLLDLVWGLAHDPGSNVVDVYIGYLRRKLGTDLIQTVRGVGYRLTA; from the coding sequence GTGCACCGCATACTGATCGCCGAGGACGAGCCGAGGATCGCCGCATTGCTGACCAGGGGGCTGCGGGCCGCCGGTTACGTGCCCACGGTGGTCACGACCGGCACCGACGTGGCCGACCTCTGTCCGGGCCACGACCTGCTGGTGCTCGATCTCGGGCTGCCCGGGCAGGACGGGCTCACCGCGCTCAGCCAGATCCGGACCAGGGGCGAGCGGCTCCCGGTCATCGTGCTGACCGGCCGCAACGCCGTGTCGGACCGGGTCAGCGGGCTCGACCTCGGCGCCGACGACTACATGACCAAGCCGTTCGAGTTCGACGAACTGCTCGCCCGGATCCGGGCCCGGCTACGCGGCCCCGGGCGGCCCACCGCCACCGCGCTGCGGGCCGGTCCGCTGCACCTCGACCTCGTCCGGCGCTCCGTCACGGTGCACGGCCGGCCGGTCGAACTGACCGGTCGGGAGTTCCTGCTCGCCGAGACCCTGCTGCGCCGGCCCGGCGAGGTCCTGAGCCGGGAACGGCTGCTGGACCTGGTCTGGGGGCTGGCCCACGATCCCGGCTCGAACGTTGTCGACGTCTACATCGGCTACCTGCGCCGCAAGCTCGGCACCGACCTGATCCAGACCGTACGCGGCGTCGGCTACCGGCTGACCGCCTGA
- a CDS encoding DUF6229 family protein, producing the protein MSTLAPERTDEIIKSWLTGIDPIDGWDNPAGPLFLGGKYAEADITATGGGGTGSISVTGCAWCTGSICNGRRILCA; encoded by the coding sequence ATGTCGACCCTGGCGCCAGAGCGCACAGACGAGATCATCAAAAGCTGGCTGACCGGAATCGATCCCATCGACGGCTGGGACAACCCCGCCGGACCACTGTTCCTCGGCGGGAAGTACGCCGAAGCCGACATCACCGCCACCGGCGGCGGCGGGACCGGCAGCATCTCCGTCACCGGCTGCGCCTGGTGCACCGGATCGATCTGCAACGGCAGGCGGATCCTCTGCGCCTGA
- a CDS encoding DUF418 domain-containing protein, translated as MDAHRRAEAPAGGRISELDALRGIALAAIVMVNIVQMTGMPRASGDSADHLDAYVFELLFLQRPFPVFSLLFGVSFAIFLRTAANRTDRPRTVLLRRLLWLGVFGALHSLLQPGEALKFYAVFGLLVLLPATYLSRRWVLGLGVVLLVAAGVTYNGLAVIPGLFLLGMAATRYGVPDTLERRGRQLAVAFALTVPVAVLAAVVQYRAGVGPTAHYRSLPAGLVFAFLFVTGFLLLLRTPLRAPLDRIFAPMGRMALTNYVLASVLIVAGDALLDVGARTRYGTVVLLGVAIAVVQAVLSPLWLRRFRYGPLEWVWRCLTWWSRVPIRRAPNRHPRGGEPAPVRPEPAGTPLRSGRR; from the coding sequence ATGGACGCACATCGAAGGGCCGAGGCACCCGCCGGAGGGCGCATCTCCGAACTGGACGCGCTGCGCGGAATCGCGCTGGCCGCCATCGTCATGGTGAACATCGTGCAGATGACCGGGATGCCGAGGGCGTCCGGGGACAGCGCCGACCATCTCGACGCGTACGTCTTCGAGCTGCTGTTCCTGCAGCGACCGTTCCCGGTCTTCTCGCTGCTGTTCGGTGTCAGCTTCGCCATCTTCCTGCGTACGGCGGCGAACCGGACCGACCGGCCGCGGACGGTGCTGCTGCGCCGGCTGCTGTGGCTGGGTGTCTTCGGGGCGCTGCACAGCCTGCTGCAACCCGGTGAGGCGCTGAAGTTCTACGCGGTCTTCGGGCTGCTGGTGCTGCTGCCGGCGACGTACCTGTCCCGGCGGTGGGTGCTCGGCCTGGGCGTCGTGCTGTTGGTTGCCGCCGGAGTCACCTACAACGGCCTCGCCGTCATCCCCGGCCTGTTCCTGCTCGGCATGGCCGCCACCCGTTACGGAGTTCCGGACACGTTGGAGCGGCGGGGCCGGCAGCTCGCGGTCGCGTTCGCGTTGACGGTGCCGGTCGCGGTACTGGCGGCGGTGGTGCAGTACCGGGCCGGGGTCGGGCCGACCGCCCACTACCGGTCGCTGCCGGCGGGCCTCGTCTTCGCCTTCCTGTTCGTAACCGGGTTCCTGCTGCTGCTGCGTACGCCGCTGCGGGCCCCGCTCGACCGGATCTTCGCACCGATGGGCCGGATGGCCCTGACCAACTACGTCCTCGCGTCGGTGCTGATCGTCGCCGGTGACGCACTGCTCGACGTGGGAGCCCGCACCCGGTACGGCACGGTGGTGCTGCTCGGCGTGGCGATCGCGGTGGTGCAGGCGGTGCTCAGTCCACTGTGGCTGCGCCGGTTCCGGTACGGTCCGCTGGAGTGGGTGTGGCGCTGCCTGACCTGGTGGAGCCGGGTGCCGATCCGCCGGGCGCCGAACCGGCACCCGCGCGGTGGAGAGCCGGCACCCGTGCGCCCCGAGCCGGCCGGGACGCCGTTACGGTCAGGCCGGCGCTAG
- a CDS encoding PadR family transcriptional regulator, whose product MADRAMTEQAFFILTALVGEPRHGYGIVSEVADLSDRRVDLRVGTLYGVLGRLVDDGLVELDREEPHQGRLRRYYRITEQGRDALAAEAARQAANARTATRRLRAHRPAGAGGAA is encoded by the coding sequence GTGGCAGACAGGGCGATGACGGAGCAGGCGTTCTTCATCCTCACGGCGTTGGTCGGTGAACCGCGACACGGTTACGGCATCGTGAGCGAGGTCGCCGACCTCTCCGACCGGCGGGTCGACCTGCGGGTCGGCACCCTCTACGGCGTACTCGGGCGGCTCGTCGACGACGGGCTCGTCGAACTCGACCGTGAAGAACCCCACCAGGGGCGGCTGCGGCGCTACTACCGGATCACCGAGCAGGGGCGCGACGCGCTGGCCGCCGAGGCGGCCCGCCAGGCGGCGAACGCGCGTACCGCCACCCGCCGGCTCCGGGCGCACCGGCCGGCGGGCGCGGGCGGTGCGGCATGA
- a CDS encoding DUF6229 family protein — MSTLAPERADEIIKSWLTGTDPVDGWDNPAGPLFLGGKYAEADITATGSGGGATDGITGCGWCTGSICNGFQVHCR; from the coding sequence ATGTCGACCTTGGCGCCGGAACGCGCCGACGAGATCATCAAAAGCTGGCTGACGGGAACCGATCCCGTCGACGGCTGGGACAACCCGGCCGGACCACTGTTTCTCGGTGGGAAGTACGCCGAAGCCGACATCACCGCCACCGGCAGCGGCGGCGGCGCCACCGACGGCATCACCGGCTGCGGCTGGTGCACCGGCTCGATCTGCAACGGCTTCCAGGTCCACTGCCGCTGA
- a CDS encoding response regulator: MIRVLVVDDEQLVCAHLRTILGAAPDVEVVGEAYDGADAVESAIRLRPDVVLIDLRMPGVDGLAAIERIAGFADPPRMIVLTTFDVDSYVLRALRAGASGFLLKSTPPDDLIGLVRVAVAGHTVLSPVAACRLVGIADGPAQTRQRARGLVAALTGREREVLSLLGAGRSNQQIARRLHLSEATVKGYVSRLLVKLECDNRTQAGLLAHEAGLTDG, encoded by the coding sequence GTGATCCGCGTGCTCGTCGTCGACGACGAGCAGCTGGTCTGCGCGCACCTGCGCACCATCCTTGGCGCCGCCCCGGACGTCGAGGTCGTCGGCGAGGCGTACGACGGCGCCGACGCTGTCGAGTCGGCGATCCGGCTCCGTCCCGACGTCGTGCTGATCGACCTGCGGATGCCCGGCGTCGACGGGCTCGCCGCGATCGAACGGATCGCCGGCTTCGCCGACCCGCCCCGGATGATCGTGCTGACCACCTTCGACGTCGACTCGTACGTGCTGCGGGCGCTGCGGGCCGGCGCGTCGGGTTTCCTGCTCAAGTCGACACCGCCGGACGACCTGATCGGCCTGGTGCGGGTCGCGGTGGCCGGCCACACCGTACTCTCGCCCGTCGCGGCATGTCGGCTGGTCGGCATCGCGGACGGTCCTGCGCAGACCCGGCAGCGGGCCCGTGGCCTCGTCGCCGCGCTGACCGGGCGGGAGCGGGAGGTGCTGAGCCTGCTCGGTGCCGGCCGCTCCAACCAGCAGATCGCCCGCCGGCTCCACCTGTCGGAGGCGACGGTCAAGGGCTACGTGTCGCGGCTGCTGGTCAAGCTGGAGTGCGACAACCGCACCCAGGCGGGACTGCTCGCCCACGAGGCAGGCCTCACCGACGGCTGA
- a CDS encoding DUF6229 family protein, whose product MSTLAPERADEIIESWLTGTEPVDGWENPAGPLFLGGKYAEADITATGSGGSNSVTGCGWCSGSICNGMPIHCY is encoded by the coding sequence ATGTCGACCTTGGCTCCAGAGCGCGCCGACGAGATCATCGAAAGCTGGCTGACGGGAACCGAACCGGTGGACGGGTGGGAAAACCCCGCCGGACCGCTGTTCCTCGGCGGAAAGTACGCCGAAGCCGACATCACCGCCACCGGCAGCGGCGGCAGCAACTCGGTCACCGGTTGCGGCTGGTGCAGTGGATCGATCTGCAACGGCATGCCGATCCACTGCTACTGA
- a CDS encoding DUF6229 family protein, giving the protein MSTLAPERTDEIIKSWLTGTELVDGWDSPAGPLFLGGRYVESDITATTTAGTVSGVIDGITW; this is encoded by the coding sequence ATGTCGACCTTGGCGCCGGAACGCACAGACGAGATCATCAAAAGCTGGCTGACCGGAACCGAACTGGTCGACGGCTGGGACAGCCCCGCCGGACCCTTGTTCCTCGGCGGCAGGTACGTCGAGTCCGACATCACCGCCACCACCACCGCCGGCACCGTCAGCGGCGTCATCGACGGCATCACCTGGTGA
- a CDS encoding sensor histidine kinase: protein MGPVRWRGRGGYAVDVAVVVVAAVLGAAREIADPNLATKHVDAPVWAYVAAQVLAAALLLRRRTRPEAVTLGIAVSSLFAPASAALFAPYAVTAHGPHRRRGWLTIGVLVGCWTVGAHAWAIADPFSGPALILVSALLGMYVRARRHLLDELAEQARTDERMRLAREMHDVVTHRINLMVLQAGALGVTATDPATRAAAAELRENGCRALAELRDVVGVLRTGTPPTRDGTADAPAGEPPGTTVTDLIGQSRSVGLPVSFEESGDPTVAAPAVRRTVVRVVQESLTNVHKHAPDSSVAVAVRYGPGGVRATVTNSAPARPPDPAVSATGSGSGLLGLRHRVEMVGGTLTAEPTPDGGFAVWATLPTGASR from the coding sequence ATGGGTCCGGTCCGATGGCGCGGGCGCGGCGGGTACGCCGTCGACGTCGCGGTCGTGGTGGTCGCCGCCGTGCTCGGCGCGGCCCGCGAGATCGCCGACCCGAACCTCGCCACCAAGCACGTCGACGCACCGGTCTGGGCTTACGTGGCCGCACAGGTCCTCGCCGCCGCGCTGCTGTTGCGCCGGCGTACCCGGCCGGAGGCGGTGACCCTCGGCATCGCCGTGTCGAGTCTGTTCGCCCCGGCCTCCGCGGCCCTGTTCGCCCCGTACGCCGTGACCGCGCACGGGCCGCACCGGCGCCGGGGCTGGCTGACCATCGGCGTACTCGTCGGGTGCTGGACGGTCGGCGCGCACGCCTGGGCGATCGCCGACCCGTTCTCCGGGCCGGCGCTGATCCTGGTCTCCGCCCTGCTCGGCATGTACGTCCGCGCCCGCCGGCATCTGCTCGACGAACTCGCCGAGCAGGCCCGTACCGACGAACGGATGCGGCTGGCCCGCGAGATGCACGACGTTGTCACCCACCGGATCAACCTCATGGTGCTGCAGGCGGGCGCGCTCGGGGTGACCGCGACCGATCCGGCGACCCGGGCGGCGGCCGCCGAACTGCGCGAGAACGGCTGCCGCGCGCTGGCCGAACTGCGGGACGTCGTCGGGGTGCTGCGCACCGGGACGCCACCTACCCGCGACGGCACGGCCGACGCCCCGGCGGGCGAACCGCCCGGAACCACCGTGACCGACCTCATCGGCCAGTCCCGTTCGGTGGGCCTGCCGGTCAGCTTCGAGGAGTCCGGCGACCCGACCGTCGCCGCGCCGGCCGTCCGGCGCACCGTCGTCCGCGTCGTCCAGGAGTCACTGACCAACGTGCACAAACACGCGCCGGACTCGTCGGTGGCCGTCGCCGTACGGTACGGACCCGGTGGAGTTCGAGCGACGGTCACCAATTCGGCACCGGCCCGGCCGCCGGATCCCGCGGTGTCCGCCACCGGCAGCGGCTCCGGGCTGCTCGGGTTGCGGCACCGGGTGGAGATGGTCGGCGGCACGCTGACGGCCGAGCCGACCCCGGACGGCGGGTTCGCGGTGTGGGCGACGCTGCCCACCGGAGCGTCCCGGTGA
- a CDS encoding DUF6229 family protein — translation MSTLAPERADEIIESWLTGTAPVDGWENPAGPLFNSGRYAEYDITATGGGGGITTHTGCGPCTGSYPIECY, via the coding sequence ATGTCCACCTTGGCACCGGAACGGGCAGACGAGATCATCGAAAGCTGGCTGACCGGAACCGCACCGGTCGACGGCTGGGAGAACCCGGCCGGACCACTGTTCAACAGCGGCAGGTACGCCGAATACGACATCACCGCCACCGGCGGTGGCGGCGGGATCACCACGCACACCGGATGCGGCCCGTGCACCGGGTCGTACCCGATCGAATGCTACTGA